The nucleotide sequence AGCTGTTCTTGGCGTTATATCCGTACCTTGCACTGCACATGGGAGAAGCTTATCTCCTTTGTTACTGTTGGAGAGCATAGTGAATAAACACACCAAAGTGGGCTTGAGCGTTTCTCCAAGGCCCAACTTATGGTTGTTGGACTGAATTGACAGTGTTTCTACTTTCATGGTAGAGATCCTTTGGTCAGAGAACACACCATTTGTGTGTGTGGTCTTGTTGCAGTGTTTTGGAGCCAATATTGAAATCTTGTTGGGTTTCGCAAGATCCATAACCGATGTTGGGCTTGGACCGGTTTTGCTCTGGAACAATTGGAGGATCCTTGTTCATGCTAATAAAGCTAAGGCAAAATCACGCAAGTAGAGAGCGGACGAACAGGGAAGAGAGAAAAGACATTATCAATGTCAATCACTTATCACGAAGCTTCGGTATTGTAAGTAGGTTTTTGTAGTGAAGAATTTAACGTAGGTTTGggaatttaggttttttttttaacgctGAGATTTCTTACAAGTAATTGAGATTTGGGGATTTAGGGTCTGATGACTTGTGTGATTACTGAGAAAGATGATacttagacttgaatgaaactGATAGATGAAGTTTATTACACTACAAGTGGCGCAAATTATTCAAGAAAGTAAAACATAGGAAAAAATGAAGCAGATGAAGAAACTGAGTTTGTGTTTGGTATAATCACTTGGCCACTATCAGTTTGGCTCTTGCATCATCCCTGTTGATTTGGAACTGATCTCCAAGTCCAAAATGAGTCATTAGTAACCAGACAAAGTCGATGAGTTCGCCGCCTTTGCTGAGTTGAGAAGCATGTTCTTGAGAGCTACAATGAATCGCTGCATAGCAAAGCATCTCAACCCACACTTTGCTCACTACTTCCCACATGTTTTCGCCTTCATCTTTTAACCGCCTCAGCTCCTTTGCAAGCATGCTTGCATCAAAAAACACGGATTTGCTTCTGTCTCCTTTCACAGCCATAGGCTCAACATCTGTGTTGACAGAGAGAATAACTCGACTGGCTTCGTTCACAAGTTCACTACCTTCATTTTTTGATTTGTAGATGTTCCTCCTCTTGAAAAAGTCATTTGCCTCTTCACATGTGTCTACGAAACGTATCTTTGCGATTCCAGAAACAGCTGACATCAGAGTTGGCTGCACTATGATGAGGTACATCATGTAGTCAGAAAGGATTTTGCTGAACTCTCGGTTACTGTATTCTTGTTTCTCTACGGCTTGAATCTTTTTTATCTGGTCTTGGTAGAAGAGTTCTGTGGCGATGTGCCATAGTAGAATGCTCTGATCGTAATCCTTTTCGGTTACATACTGCAGAAGTACCGCATGGTCTAATCcgttttcggtttttttgcTTGATGTTTCAACTAGAGTCCAGTTTCCTCTAGCTGAAGATATAGCCTTTGCACTTTCTTGGTCTTCAGCAAATCTGTGTTTTTGTTGCACCTCTGTGAATATGAACTCCCATAGTTCTTTGGTGAGGCGATCACTGACCGTGAATCTTATCTCCTCAACCAAATCTTTGACACCGAAAAAGTCTAGGAAATCGTAGATCAATAGTCCGAGGAGACGAGGAAAAAGGAGAATTGTACGCATTACCTGATTGTCTTTTTCGGACAAATCAGTGAGAAATCGACCAAACTGGCGAGTTCCTCTCGTGACATTGTTGATGATAACATCTATGCACAAAATGTGAATGGTCTTGTCAAAGAAAATGTGTATAATACCCTTGGTATGATGGATTCTCTCGGGACGTATCCCCAGGCAGAATCCAATCAAGTTGTAAGCATGAACATACTCAGACCATCTACGGAACATAAAGTTTCTGTTGAGCACTTCATGTCCTCCGTCCCCAAAACATTTGGATCTTCTCCACCTCACCGTCTTGAAATCGAGGATCCAATTGAGAACTCCGTCTACCCAAGTGTCCATCTCGTACAAGTCCTCCTTTAGATTCCTCAATCTAGCGATGGTCCAGTCAGATACACAGAACATGAGAAGAGCAATGGAATCAAGAGCTATTCCACATATGAGCAACGCGTAAGTAAGGGCAATATCGAATCCATCATATTGGTTTTTCTTAGTCATcttgaagaagcagagagacGCAACAAGGCACCCCAAAGCTATAAAACGGAACACAACTCCAGTCTTGTTATGAAGAATCTCTGCTTTGGTGAACATAGAATCATAGATGAGGCCAAGCTCGACTTCGATGATTCTTAAAGCATCTTCTGCGGTCAGCGAGTCGAAGAATTCCCTGCTCTCGTCGCGTTCTTGAATTGTGAAGATTAGATCAACAAGAACACCCTTGAAGATGTTGAAGTACTTGTAAGCATACTGAACAACTTGAAGTGGTGTCAAAATATCATTAAGGGGCCTAACTAGAGTCTTGCCTTCTCTTCCTTCCTCTGGATCCTCCACCATAATGACCTCCGTTGGCATATTCATATTCCTCTTAGCTTCATACTCCTCCATGAGCTTGGCGTAATTAGCACCAGGATCAGGATCCTTGAGAAGAGATTCTTTGAACTTGTCAAGACTCGCTGAGAACAAGGCAGCTGTTCTCTCGACATACTTGATCACTCCGCCTACAAGCATGATTATTGTTGGAGTCAGAAGCCCGTTTGGTATAGACAATAATATCACATACACAGTTGCGAAGGCTTGGCAGACAAGACCAAACAAGTGTCTGTTCCAAAGCTCATTGTCCTCCAGGGCAAGTGCTGTTATGGTATCTGGACCTCCAAGGTGCACGAGAAGGAACGGTGACCAGAACGCTAGCAGCTCACTGTTCTTGGAATGCTTTTCTgactcagcttcttcttcttgactgtCCGAGATTTGCCCAACCGCGTAATCTGCTGCCGAGTCAGCAAGAAGATATGCTGACCATATGAGCACAAGTAGGAGCTTCTTTGCGGTGCGTCTTCGGAACGGTGCAAAGAAAATAAGGATCGTTTGGAGGAAGAGACTGAGTATTATGATTACACGTATGTTCCATTTATCCCAAAGTTTCTTCAAATGTGGTGGAATCATGTCAGTCATGTTGACTTCTTCTCTAACGAAACCACACTTGGTTTCACACTCTTGGATGTTTTTACAGTTGGGTCAAAGGTTAGCGAACGTTTCGTTCACATAAAGTTTTATGTTTCTGTCTAtgggtttctttgttttctattgttttGAGACTTGAAATAGAAACACAGACCATTAAAGTGTTATTGTCACACTAGAGGTAACTTTATACCTTGCCTATAATGAAATAATATCTTAATCCCTTTTGcttttcgttttttgtttttctttattcctAGTCTTTGTTCGTTCCTTCTGAACCTTAGTAAACTtctaaaaaagacaaaattctAGTGTATAACATGGTATAAAACGTATGTACACATAGGTATTAAATCACCTCCCAACTGCTTAGAGCCTTAGAACTTGAAGGTTTTTAAGCTTCTTTAAAGTTAAAGTTAAAAGCTTATGCTGGAAGCTTGTCTACACTTTCTCTGTTATCCTGTTTCTGAGTTCTGACACTAGAAGCTGTCTTATTTCCTTAAAGCATCCGGACATGAATACCTATGTAATCGGACATGCATGGTGATTTTTTGGGCGTGGAGTGAACCTAAAACCTGAGATGTTGAGAGGTAAACAAAAGTTGCCCTACTCATCCAGTAATATTATTTTCCAAGTTGAAAGTTGatataaagatgaaaaaaaaaatgtatattttttagtaGCCTTGTCACTCGTGTGTTGCACATTTAATCCcaactccattttttttttccggattAAAATGTTTTAAGGTTCCTTATATAACGAAGAAGGTACACACACAACTTCGAACATGTGCTATAAACCTCTTTAGCTTGGCAGTCATTGATCTTTGAAGATTGGGTGGGATATACGAACCTAACATTACGTGGAGATCTGAATTCTTAACATAATTCTCTACACTACATCAGTCCAAGATGGAAACACTGCCTGATCGCAATATGTCTTTCTATGGAAACACTCTCCAATCGCAAAGTATCTTGCTGACATTATAAGATCGTCTATATTACTTTACTTGTAAGCATAtaagcaagcaagcaatgaAACAAATAGTGTAGCTAATAGATTGGCCAAGCAAGCGAGATGTAATTCTCAAAATTATGTAATCTTTTGCTTTACAACTCTATGACAGGTTCTTTGGTTAATGAAGTAAGTtgaccacacacaaaaaaaaacaaattgtgttAACGTTGAAAAAAAGGAttatgtaaaagttttttttataatgaaaacatatttaaaaatgtcaTGGTGGAagcaatttctcaatttttgtaTTGCTTTCCCTTTCCCTATAAAGACAAAattccagttttttttaatttctatgtaATCAAAGTGAAATATTATTTAGAATCTAAAATCTGCTCTcatctattttaaaaacttggAAGAATCATATACAGATCCAAATAGTAAAAGTTCATAACTGATCtaaataatactccctccgtttcaaaatataggatgttttaactaaaacacgcatattaagaagtatttacttttaacaaattcaaccaatcagaaacaatactacataatataaaatactaaagtaATCttaaagttgcatagaaacttgaaaacatcctatattatgaaacaacaaatttctctaaaacatcttatattttgaaacggagggagtatattttagaaaaaattgcaTTCTAGCACACTTTTGAAACTTTAATAATACTCTAACACACTTTTTGTCCATAGCACACTTTCTTATATTGAATTGTCAAAAACACCCTTTAACTAAAGCATCTCTCTctcaacccattttttttatgCACACAATAATgcttaataaaaaaacaaaaatatctttctAACTACATCTTTAGTTCAACAACCCTcacaatatcttttttttttaatttacagcaatatcttcttgttttttcttttattttataatttcttaattttcagATCCACCATTTTCAttattctctttctctctccaatGAACATcttcaccacaaaaaaaaataggaaaactcTAGATACTCAATTCATCTCACTCCCTCCATGATATCATTTTCACACATATTGTCTTACCTCCTTTTTCATATCTCTAATTTATTTTCAGACTCCAAATACCAAGCTTTGACTTGGATAAATGCCAAATCAATATGaaatccagttttttatttttcttttcttttattcttaataaaatattcaatccaaatatttaaaaaaaaaaattcactataaaataaaaggagaaataagaaaaaattatagatCTCCAATTcatcttatatttttatcattctCACTTGCTTCGTTCTCTCCACGAGGATTTTTAAGAAAGGTAACATATGAAAATTGGTTGTTGATGAcacatgatatatcatggtttttgtggtttttaaccatgatacaaggagtcttttagtgtcttttcatttgtttctagattgtttttgagtctttacaggtttttggcatgaaaggagcgaaatggagcaatttggatcagtttggagcaataatccgcaagaaatcaacttggaatcgatcagaggagatggtgtcgatcgacactgccttagcatcgatcaacacccagtccaaaccgacgagagagccaaatttggaagttttacaaagttgcccgaagttttccatatttgcaagactagtccctaacgtgttttaggacatatatatatagtttttaggttttcaaaacccttaagttttattctaccaagttttattttttctgcaaccctgagagatttttgagagctattggagagagagatctgctttgagagaagaatttcttgaactccttccTTACTCTTTTAAATTCAATTgcatattattcagaattatgtcttgttcttcattgattatgtctgagtaatttgcttgttaggtttagggtttttcacagggattttatgaattattagatctgtttatttaggattctttatctatctagatcttcatcttaggttgttcttcatattaatccttgattggccatctagaattaataccctaggaaaataaattgatatgagaatataattgattttcctgataaaaccttttgatgagcaaaattatttcttgcaaagagatttgatttaataattttgtgagcaatctaaacctgattttattgctgatttattacctagaattttacaaagagatttggattttctggttttaaatttagatattatttgcagtgagaactgatttaatttacaaaagtgtttagagttctagatctgttcttaattgtttgaatcctaatttattatttgatttaatatttcataatttcctgagaaattccctaggcttagctttttgatcttctgaatttacaacagcttttatttaatattttgcattgcttttattttaattcaatttaatttgtttagcataattgaaaaactctataatttattgtgtagacttgagtccttgtggaattcgacccctaagtactgcattgacctcttaatttgagagagtagctctagagggtaaatttgagcttatcaaattttggcgccgttgccggggactctctgattctaccattagatttaagtttttaatttcgtctaaatttttctttttattttctacttacacgtttttgtttttcttctctttcgtgtttcaggtgcatgcctcctagacctcacacaaggagcaacaaatCTGGTCCTACTATGAATttgtcaaaccaagagttgggaaaacttgagcgtgagaataGAAAAGCAGctaaatctctgaagatggttaatacgatcattctgatgcgtgatgaggctggtgttttgagggatcaagagggccacttgcgcaatgagcatggccaaaagcttgatgcagaaggaaacgtgattcctgaacctgttgtcaacgagcaggctgtcgtgaaccagcaagctggtATCGTTGATGATCcggatcttggtgtcgatcgacaccaaccaggtggcatcgatcgacacccacctgcagacgtgcgtggagctgccaaccacgtacagaacccCGTTCGACGACATGAGCAAAACcgggacttgatcaggaccattgctgactacaatagggctgatctggtgtatgagaaccggtctgctattgttcctcccccttttcagaggaatgattttgagttgaaacctgcgtactttcaactagttgggcagagacctttctctgctttgcccaatgagaagcctctggaccatattgagcattttgaggatcttgtgaccagtatcaaggctaatggagtgactgaggacttcatattctgcaagctcttcccatactcacttgcaggagaggcatctcagtggttgaagcagttgccagctggatcattgacaagcTGGCGTGATGTCAAAGTGGCTTTCCTtaaccatttctatgatgatgcaatgtcagatgagttgagagtcaagctatccactttcaagcaaagaccagatgaagctttcaaggcagcttgggtgagattcaaagcttatcagagggattatccacaccatggtttttcaaagGTTCACttgctaagtatcttcttcagagggtgcgactgggagtatcagttagctttagatgctgcaagtcatgggaatttcaaaacaagatttccagaagatgctgaagttttgattgagaatttggcttctagcaatagcactaagggagcagatgctgaaagaaagagattgcatggaggatttgattcaaaccagttagcttctgttaatgctaagctggattcagtgcataatctccttatgggtaagaaatctgttcattttgctgctgaggttgagacatatgagccagaacctgatcaaggacaccaagaggaagatgtgaactatgtgtatgggaatcagggacagcggtttggaaatcagcaaggcaataggtcttacagtgggaactcttcaggctacacttccaagccagagtatcagcagcaacaacagaacaatggctatacaaggacatatgggaactcatcttataagtctccacctcctaagaattcttcagagagtagaatggaagccatgcttgagcagcttttacAAGGTCAAGAGaatttgacagtgacattccatggaaagattgacaatgtctacactgagctgaatgggaagatagaagcattgaacattcatgtcaagaagttgGAGAATCAGGTTATTCAGACTGCTGGATCTGTCAAacgacaagagggttttcttcttggaagaactgagtcaacCCCTaaacatgcttgcaatgccatatctgTGAGGGATGAAGATGCTGTTGAAATTGCTTATGCCGAACTGGGTGAAAAATCGACAAAATTCtcggtttcagatgatggtgtcgatcgacaccacctgggtatcgatcgacactcatctcagacgGAACCAAAAGCTGCGaaatctcaggttccaacagttgaaagggtctacaagcctaaggttccttttcccaagccaagaaagtctaagcaagagatggaggaagctagatgcaaagcaatgatggacaaggtgatgattgagatgcctttaattgatgcagtaaagctttcaccacctcttaagcggtatgtgaagagaatggtatccaatggtttgagccctgaagaaggagcacttcttactaaggatgtcagtgcaattctgttaaACCAGCCTCTTCAgagggagaaggagagaaagcaggaggtggttatctctaaggaagtgagtgcaatcattcaatgtaagactgctaagaagttaccagatcctggaagctttgtacttgattgctcaatctcagcaggaaggttttctcactcactttgtgacctt is from Camelina sativa cultivar DH55 chromosome 20, Cs, whole genome shotgun sequence and encodes:
- the LOC104771784 gene encoding uncharacterized protein LOC104771784 — protein: MTDMIPPHLKKLWDKWNIRVIIILSLFLQTILIFFAPFRRRTAKKLLLVLIWSAYLLADSAADYAVGQISDSQEEEAESEKHSKNSELLAFWSPFLLVHLGGPDTITALALEDNELWNRHLFGLVCQAFATVYVILLSIPNGLLTPTIIMLVGGVIKYVERTAALFSASLDKFKESLLKDPDPGANYAKLMEEYEAKRNMNMPTEVIMVEDPEEGREGKTLVRPLNDILTPLQVVQYAYKYFNIFKGVLVDLIFTIQERDESREFFDSLTAEDALRIIEVELGLIYDSMFTKAEILHNKTGVVFRFIALGCLVASLCFFKMTKKNQYDGFDIALTYALLICGIALDSIALLMFCVSDWTIARLRNLKEDLYEMDTWVDGVLNWILDFKTVRWRRSKCFGDGGHEVLNRNFMFRRWSEYVHAYNLIGFCLGIRPERIHHTKGIIHIFFDKTIHILCIDVIINNVTRGTRQFGRFLTDLSEKDNQVMRTILLFPRLLGLLIYDFLDFFGVKDLVEEIRFTVSDRLTKELWEFIFTEVQQKHRFAEDQESAKAISSARGNWTLVETSSKKTENGLDHAVLLQYVTEKDYDQSILLWHIATELFYQDQIKKIQAVEKQEYSNREFSKILSDYMMYLIIVQPTLMSAVSGIAKIRFVDTCEEANDFFKRRNIYKSKNEGSELVNEASRVILSVNTDVEPMAVKGDRSKSVFFDASMLAKELRRLKDEGENMWEVVSKVWVEMLCYAAIHCSSQEHASQLSKGGELIDFVWLLMTHFGLGDQFQINRDDARAKLIVAK